From Pseudarthrobacter equi, a single genomic window includes:
- a CDS encoding FtsK/SpoIIIE domain-containing protein, producing the protein MTLHCTLVRAAGPGSGNEPLELTIEAPAGTAGTEIHHLLARKFGTGEVTVRGIRLGSLNVGTAPLVAGAVLVDAGDARPPLRKQLPRIADEAEAGLALAVHSGSGAGTVVALARGTFTIGRSGARISIDDAEMSREHAKLTVTDTGIFIEDLDSSNGTWVDGRRVRNAAVSTASDIRCGTSAMSLIFTDGPPAPLADAGASVADPIPVTAGTDHGNRAVLVLTATLPLAIGVGLAVFTGMWMFLAFAGASAVSMLIPLLTGRRQRRETAAAVAGAVQEDRQRRRRAGPSLATLALSTPRLGSNGTGAGEGRIWLRLGLGVQPANISVQHARAVRDLPSAGAVPLLLDPSRPETVFQGARPALDAMIRALVMQLAGYPRGRETRVVIHGRPEVLPLAARFLPRVVLTATGESCRRHLSEKLLGGCPHGVLILAGPSDCRETDNTLAATGVQLGWQVLRFTTPAEPASTADVELSEPESSLLCPETHTKFVSDLAPAKVFDAFCRNLAAGADGRAREDCIPDTCALADVMPLSADATAARWEKGAQTTGLAVPLGLSAGGVRSWDLDGDGPHLLVAGTTGSGKSELLRTLVIALALNHPPELVNFLFVDFKGGSGLGPLADLVHCVGLLTDLSASELDRTLASLRAEIRLREEALAAANVPDLASYQSTQDAAGPALPHLVIIIDEFRMLVDDAPDVLRELMRIAAIGRSLGIHLVMATQRPQGALTADIRANVTSSIALRVQSDMESHDIIGTKAAAGIGVDCPGRAFLARGTEPAQEFQAATLNLSGSETRNDALHVQRTFDFLRAEEGAAPGCQTPTPAQAARPYVEMVRRLWTSRGRSLPRHPVAPPLPHDLRDPVSAPAQASGQPPTGSRPDWSVELGALDLPHAQCVLPLTWEPSRHGHLALVGSASSGAVEALDLAVRRLLAHPRESHCYFLDAPGGLQHAAGHRRTGAHAGIHELRRAVRILERLALELGHRLSRPDEGATPLVLVISGWGSWMSAFRSGPLAWAEDVVQDLVRDGQRAGITVAISGERELATARFGGSLPNRLYFPAASNEDSRLAWPRMPSTEKVKGRAVAFGPVAGSEPAVCQVYDLAIADQWQRDPDMELNSTPEVPPFRIESLPPLISATDVQESAASPFSSVAAARSTPPGLLIGVGGDELSPVRLNLPAGGVFTILGRPGGGKTNSLRALRILNPEACWVHPPDTVEPDRFWTSLRLDPASRAAAGRRILIADDADQLSADALTALAELQSRGHNVLLTANYNPLLLQRLPLVMASRAHGTGMLLAPRSMADGDLFGVRFEAEPTAPPGRAVLISGGGSAALQVAWAPPGGVAGGRKAG; encoded by the coding sequence ATGACACTCCACTGCACGTTGGTAAGAGCAGCCGGCCCTGGTTCGGGCAACGAGCCCCTGGAGCTGACCATCGAGGCTCCCGCCGGAACGGCCGGGACGGAAATCCACCACCTTCTTGCCCGCAAGTTCGGCACAGGGGAGGTTACCGTCCGGGGAATACGCCTGGGCTCGCTCAACGTTGGCACGGCTCCCCTAGTCGCCGGCGCGGTACTCGTCGATGCCGGAGATGCCAGGCCGCCGCTCCGGAAGCAGCTGCCCCGGATTGCAGACGAGGCGGAAGCTGGACTGGCGTTGGCTGTCCACAGCGGCTCGGGAGCCGGCACCGTTGTAGCCCTCGCCCGCGGGACCTTCACGATTGGCAGGAGCGGCGCACGGATATCCATTGACGACGCCGAAATGTCGCGGGAGCACGCAAAACTGACCGTCACGGACACGGGCATCTTCATCGAAGACCTGGACAGCTCCAACGGAACATGGGTGGATGGCCGGAGAGTCCGGAATGCGGCGGTGTCCACGGCATCCGACATCCGGTGCGGAACGTCGGCCATGTCCCTGATCTTCACGGACGGCCCGCCGGCGCCCCTGGCGGACGCGGGCGCTTCGGTGGCGGACCCCATCCCCGTTACCGCCGGCACTGATCATGGAAACCGCGCAGTCCTCGTACTGACCGCAACGCTCCCCCTGGCCATCGGGGTCGGGTTGGCCGTCTTTACGGGAATGTGGATGTTCCTGGCGTTCGCCGGCGCCTCAGCCGTCTCGATGCTGATTCCGCTGCTAACAGGGCGAAGGCAACGGCGGGAAACCGCAGCCGCAGTCGCTGGTGCTGTCCAGGAAGACAGACAACGACGACGGCGGGCCGGGCCATCCCTGGCCACACTCGCCTTGAGTACGCCGCGCCTTGGATCCAACGGAACAGGCGCCGGCGAAGGGAGGATCTGGCTTCGACTCGGCCTCGGCGTCCAGCCCGCGAATATCAGCGTCCAGCATGCCCGCGCCGTCCGGGACCTGCCGTCCGCGGGTGCAGTGCCACTCCTCCTCGACCCGTCCCGGCCGGAAACAGTGTTTCAAGGAGCACGCCCGGCGCTGGATGCCATGATTAGGGCGCTGGTCATGCAACTGGCCGGTTATCCCAGGGGCCGTGAGACCAGGGTGGTCATCCACGGCCGGCCCGAAGTCCTGCCCCTCGCTGCAAGGTTCCTTCCGCGAGTCGTCCTGACGGCAACCGGGGAGTCATGCCGACGGCATCTGTCGGAGAAGTTATTAGGGGGTTGCCCGCATGGAGTCCTCATTCTGGCCGGCCCGTCCGATTGCCGGGAAACGGACAACACCCTTGCCGCGACTGGCGTCCAGCTCGGATGGCAGGTGCTCAGGTTCACCACCCCGGCAGAGCCAGCCAGTACCGCGGATGTGGAACTGTCCGAACCGGAATCGTCCCTCCTTTGCCCGGAAACCCACACGAAATTCGTTTCCGATCTGGCCCCTGCGAAGGTCTTTGACGCGTTCTGCCGAAACCTTGCAGCCGGAGCGGATGGCAGGGCGCGGGAAGACTGCATCCCGGATACGTGCGCCCTCGCGGACGTCATGCCCTTATCGGCGGACGCAACGGCTGCCCGGTGGGAGAAGGGTGCGCAGACCACCGGGCTGGCAGTTCCGTTGGGGCTCAGCGCCGGAGGCGTCAGGTCCTGGGACCTTGACGGAGACGGGCCTCATCTCCTGGTGGCGGGGACCACCGGTTCGGGGAAGTCGGAGTTGCTGCGAACCCTCGTTATTGCGCTGGCACTAAATCATCCGCCAGAACTGGTGAACTTCCTGTTCGTCGACTTCAAGGGTGGCTCCGGACTCGGGCCGCTGGCCGACCTCGTGCACTGTGTCGGGCTGCTGACTGACTTGTCCGCCAGTGAGCTTGACCGCACGCTTGCCTCACTGCGGGCTGAGATCCGGCTCCGTGAGGAGGCCCTCGCCGCGGCCAACGTGCCGGATCTGGCCTCCTACCAATCCACGCAGGATGCGGCCGGCCCTGCGCTCCCCCATCTGGTCATCATCATTGATGAGTTCAGGATGCTCGTGGATGACGCCCCGGACGTCCTGCGGGAGCTGATGCGCATTGCCGCCATCGGACGGTCCCTGGGCATCCATCTGGTGATGGCCACGCAGCGGCCGCAGGGAGCACTGACAGCCGATATCAGGGCCAACGTGACATCCAGCATTGCCCTGCGGGTCCAGTCCGACATGGAATCCCATGACATTATCGGCACCAAAGCTGCGGCGGGCATCGGAGTGGACTGCCCAGGACGCGCATTCCTTGCACGGGGAACGGAGCCTGCCCAGGAATTCCAAGCGGCAACACTGAACCTTTCCGGCAGTGAAACCCGGAACGATGCCCTTCACGTTCAGCGCACCTTCGACTTCCTGAGGGCGGAAGAAGGAGCTGCTCCCGGATGCCAAACGCCAACCCCAGCGCAGGCCGCGCGGCCCTATGTTGAAATGGTCCGCAGGCTTTGGACATCACGGGGCCGGTCCCTGCCCCGGCACCCAGTAGCGCCTCCCCTCCCGCATGATCTCCGAGACCCTGTTTCGGCACCGGCGCAGGCAAGCGGCCAGCCGCCAACCGGATCGCGGCCGGATTGGTCTGTTGAGCTGGGCGCCCTCGACCTGCCCCATGCCCAATGCGTCCTTCCCCTGACCTGGGAACCATCCCGGCACGGCCACCTGGCACTTGTTGGCTCTGCCTCCTCCGGCGCCGTTGAAGCCCTGGACCTCGCAGTCCGTCGCCTTCTGGCGCACCCGCGTGAGTCACACTGCTACTTCCTCGACGCCCCTGGCGGACTCCAGCATGCCGCCGGCCATAGAAGGACGGGTGCCCATGCCGGAATCCACGAACTCCGCCGCGCGGTCCGGATATTGGAGCGGCTGGCCCTCGAGCTTGGGCACCGCCTCAGCCGCCCTGATGAAGGGGCTACTCCGTTGGTGCTGGTCATCTCCGGATGGGGATCGTGGATGTCTGCCTTCAGGTCCGGACCGCTTGCGTGGGCTGAGGACGTGGTACAGGACCTGGTCCGGGACGGTCAGCGCGCCGGGATAACTGTCGCGATATCCGGGGAACGGGAACTGGCCACCGCCCGCTTTGGCGGTTCCCTGCCCAACCGGCTGTACTTCCCCGCAGCCTCCAACGAGGACAGCAGGCTCGCGTGGCCCAGGATGCCTTCCACGGAAAAGGTAAAAGGGCGGGCGGTGGCCTTCGGACCAGTCGCCGGAAGCGAGCCCGCGGTCTGCCAGGTCTACGACCTCGCCATAGCGGACCAGTGGCAACGGGACCCGGACATGGAGCTGAACTCCACGCCTGAAGTCCCGCCCTTCCGGATTGAGTCATTGCCCCCGCTTATCTCAGCGACGGACGTTCAGGAGTCTGCGGCGAGCCCGTTCTCATCCGTGGCCGCCGCCCGGTCCACCCCGCCCGGACTTCTGATCGGCGTGGGTGGGGACGAACTCTCCCCGGTCCGCCTGAACTTACCCGCCGGCGGCGTTTTCACCATCCTTGGCCGCCCCGGCGGTGGTAAAACCAACAGCCTCCGCGCGCTGAGGATCCTGAACCCGGAAGCCTGCTGGGTGCATCCGCCGGACACCGTAGAGCCGGACAGGTTTTGGACATCACTGCGCTTGGACCCCGCGTCCCGGGCCGCGGCCGGGCGCCGGATCCTCATCGCCGACGACGCCGACCAACTGTCTGCCGACGCCCTGACCGCACTGGCGGAACTCCAGTCACGGGGCCATAACGTCCTGTTGACAGCAAACTACAATCCCCTGCTGCTGCAACGCCTCCCCCTTGTTATGGCGTCCAGGGCTCACGGCACCGGAATGCTGCTCGCGCCGCGCTCCATGGCGGACGGGGACCTCTTCGGCGTCCGCTTCGAAGCGGAGCCCACTGCTCCGCCGGGCAGGGCAGTGCTGATTTCCGGAGGAGGGTCGGCCGCCCTCCAGGTCGCGTGGGCGCCGCCGGGAGGGGTCGCCGGAGGCCGCAAGGCGGGCTAA
- a CDS encoding WhiB family transcriptional regulator, which yields MDWRNRAACLEKDPELFFPVGNTGPALLQIEEAKSVCRRCPVVDTCLQWALESGQDAGVWGGMSEDERRALKRRAARARRAS from the coding sequence ATGGATTGGCGTAACCGCGCAGCGTGCCTCGAAAAGGACCCGGAACTCTTCTTCCCCGTCGGGAACACAGGGCCGGCTCTCCTGCAGATTGAGGAAGCCAAAAGTGTCTGCCGCCGGTGCCCGGTAGTCGATACCTGCCTCCAGTGGGCACTTGAGTCCGGCCAGGATGCCGGCGTTTGGGGCGGCATGAGCGAAGACGAGCGCCGCGCCCTTAAGCGCCGGGCAGCCCGGGCACGCCGCGCTTCATAA
- a CDS encoding sensor histidine kinase, producing MAIFTDPIREHADFGPGDAEWLHLLVGDWQMVADLAFADLALWFPHPEYGYVALAHVRPSTTHTVFHGDFVGEGIRSDLRPLVDKAWNSRAIERSSETNWSSDMALRVEAVPMVRNGRTLAVVTTHMDLSSSRMPSRLELTYRQCAYDLLRMGTLGLWPDFASPTGSRRGAPRVGDGLIRLDADGVVQYASPNGVSAFRRLGDGESLEGRSLAEVTASLLKDRRMVDETLPLVVTGRMPWRSEIESRGVSLSLRAIPLRDEQQRFGALVLCRDVSELRRREMELVTKDATIREIHHRVKNNLQTVAALLRMQSRRMVSEEAKQGLEQAMRRVATIALVHETLSQGLTQSVDFDELIGRQFRLSAEVASPSQQVKTERSGTFGELPSDLATPLALVINELVTNAVEHGLEGRAGTVWLIADRAEGEDGDDEELTVTIADDGVGLPDTPHVEGLGLQIVRTLVTSELGGTIQWLPREGGGTAVRIRLSLLGR from the coding sequence GTGGCAATCTTTACCGACCCCATCAGGGAACACGCCGATTTTGGCCCAGGTGATGCCGAATGGCTTCACCTGCTGGTGGGGGACTGGCAGATGGTTGCTGACCTGGCCTTCGCCGACCTCGCACTGTGGTTCCCGCATCCCGAATACGGGTATGTGGCGCTGGCGCACGTCCGGCCGTCCACAACGCACACCGTGTTTCACGGGGACTTCGTCGGCGAAGGCATCCGCTCCGACCTTCGGCCCCTGGTGGACAAGGCCTGGAACAGCAGGGCCATCGAGCGCTCCAGCGAGACAAACTGGAGCAGCGACATGGCCCTGCGGGTCGAGGCTGTTCCCATGGTTCGGAATGGACGGACCCTGGCCGTTGTCACTACCCACATGGACCTGTCCAGCTCACGGATGCCGTCCCGGCTAGAGCTGACGTACCGTCAGTGCGCCTATGACCTGTTAAGGATGGGGACGCTTGGCCTGTGGCCCGACTTCGCTTCACCAACGGGGTCGCGCCGCGGCGCACCGCGGGTAGGGGACGGATTGATCAGGCTCGACGCCGACGGTGTGGTGCAGTACGCCAGCCCCAACGGCGTTTCTGCCTTCCGCCGGCTGGGTGATGGTGAATCGCTGGAGGGCCGTTCCTTGGCGGAAGTAACCGCCAGCCTCCTCAAGGACCGCCGGATGGTCGATGAAACCTTGCCCCTGGTTGTTACCGGCCGGATGCCGTGGCGCAGTGAAATCGAGTCCCGCGGCGTCAGCCTGTCCCTTCGGGCGATTCCCCTTCGCGACGAACAGCAACGGTTCGGAGCCCTGGTGCTGTGCCGCGATGTGTCGGAGCTCAGGCGGCGGGAAATGGAGCTGGTCACCAAGGACGCCACCATCCGCGAGATCCACCACCGGGTGAAGAACAACCTGCAAACCGTTGCCGCCCTGCTGCGGATGCAGTCGCGCCGGATGGTCAGCGAGGAAGCCAAACAGGGCCTGGAGCAGGCGATGCGCCGGGTTGCGACGATCGCCCTGGTCCACGAAACCTTGTCCCAGGGCCTGACCCAGAGCGTCGATTTCGATGAGCTGATCGGACGGCAGTTCAGGCTGTCCGCGGAGGTCGCCTCGCCGTCCCAGCAGGTGAAGACGGAGCGTTCGGGTACCTTTGGCGAGCTTCCCAGCGATCTGGCCACCCCGCTCGCGCTGGTGATCAACGAATTGGTCACCAATGCTGTGGAACATGGCCTTGAGGGGCGGGCAGGGACTGTGTGGCTCATTGCCGACCGTGCCGAGGGCGAAGATGGTGACGACGAAGAGCTCACCGTGACCATCGCCGATGATGGCGTGGGACTACCGGATACTCCGCACGTCGAGGGTCTTGGCCTTCAGATCGTGCGGACCCTGGTGACCAGCGAGCTTGGCGGAACCATCCAGTGGCTGCCCCGCGAAGGCGGCGGCACAGCGGTCCGCATCCGCCTCAGCCTCTTGGGCAGGTAG
- a CDS encoding NAD-glutamate dehydrogenase, translated as MSSGSSVEDQALSVEGFEGFMGDYYQHLAEEDARSYPQELLAQRADHHREVATERLPGQAKVAISDEEDSSVVFVVTDDMPFLVDSVNAELVRQHAAIKLVIHPMFVATRNRESGQLVKVNRVPSHIGISSGDTAAMPSLSHLIATGENASHMESWIAVEISRISDEAKASLLEGLQRVLKDVRAAVEDWPKMRQKALQIAESLDQVANPAQIAELRQAQDLLRWLDDGNFTFLGYREYVLINVDGEDVLELREDSGLGLLRAAADSPHIQHLTDTGRKKAREKRALVITKANSRSTVHRSAYLDYIGVKSFDAAGNVNGERRFIGLFATSAYTGSVREVPIVREKVDAVLRNAGFPPDSHSGKDLLGILETYPRDELFQIEVPDLAATAVGIQKLQERRRTRLFLRPDIYGRFMSAVVYLPRDRYTTNVRLRIEQELRETFQAVSIDYEARMTESALARLFFRIRLPKDADVSHVDSGELEKRLVRAARSWSEGIAEVLRDGGDAAEAKELAAIWAEAFPASYRVDYEVEDALADIARFEKYGAAAERTEGARQERPGVHVYLPEGAGATLEEDARVKLYMLEPKSLSQILPFFHNLGLEVLDERPFEIETADRRDFFLYDLGLKYPAGVDPVATGGFLADSFSAAVTGAAESDAFDRLVLREGLHWRQITVLRAYARYMRQMGNTNSFGFMADTLLANPDVTRGLSALFAARFDPSLDADARQAAQESVREELSASIEKVATLDADRVLRTFVNLIEATLRTNFYQDKRHLSFKLDPARIDGLPFPRPMFEIWVYSPRVEGVHLRFGKVARGGLRWSDRREDFRTEVLGLVKAQTVKNAVIVPTGAKGGFFAKQLPDPSVDRAAWMAEGVESYKTFIRGLLDLTDNLVTEGADEKLVPPSDVVRHDDDDSYLVVAADKGTATFSDIANGLAAEYGFWLGDAFASGGSVGYDHKAMGITARGAWESVKRHFSELDLDTQTQPFTVVGVGDMSGDVFGNGMLLSRHIRLLAAFDHRHIFLDPTPDEEQSFAERRRLFELPRSSWDDYDKSLISAGGGVFARQAKSIPVSPQVRDALGLPAATTELSPPELLRAILLAPADLLYNGGIGTYVKASSETNASVGDKANDSIRVDGRDLRVKVVGEGGNLGMTQRGRIEAALQGVILNTDAIDNSAGVDCSDHEVNIKIFVDRMVAAGKLDAAERAEFLASMTDEVARLVLEDNIDQNILLLNDRTRVAEWSPSYERLMDWLEKSADLKRDLEALPTTDTLRERLQQGQGLTSPELSVLAAYAKIELATALRESDLADDPWFRQTLRDYFPTQLRERFDAELDTHPLRREIIATVVANDMINMGGITFAFRVMEETSASEVAVAKAFVALREIYELDVMVRELNSLPASFPTEHWSTVHLDIRRLLDRAVRWLLTQGTVSQPIDEVVAEFKPLMDPLRARVLDYLRGEDRERVGSWLENAREWELPDGLALRWAELFESFVLLDIAKIARLRKEPVEDIAAAYYTVFNRFHADSLLERISSLPRQDRWQALARAALRDDLYSTVSDITTAVLDATAAGQSPEARLTEWEARNAEQLGRAKSMFDEVNALETDDMASLSVALRLLRSIVRR; from the coding sequence ATGTCGTCTGGATCCAGCGTGGAGGATCAGGCCCTTTCCGTTGAAGGCTTTGAAGGCTTCATGGGGGACTACTACCAGCATCTCGCCGAGGAGGACGCGCGCAGCTATCCGCAGGAACTGCTGGCACAGCGGGCGGACCACCACCGCGAAGTCGCAACAGAGCGGCTGCCGGGGCAGGCGAAAGTGGCCATTTCCGATGAGGAAGACAGCAGCGTCGTGTTTGTCGTCACGGACGACATGCCCTTCCTGGTGGATTCAGTCAACGCTGAACTGGTCCGCCAGCATGCGGCCATCAAGCTCGTCATCCACCCCATGTTCGTTGCCACGCGCAACCGGGAATCCGGGCAGCTGGTCAAGGTCAACAGGGTTCCGTCGCATATCGGAATTTCCAGCGGTGATACCGCAGCGATGCCGAGCCTGTCCCACCTGATAGCCACCGGCGAAAATGCCTCTCACATGGAGTCCTGGATCGCCGTCGAGATCAGCCGCATCTCCGACGAAGCCAAAGCGTCGCTGCTTGAAGGACTGCAGCGAGTGCTCAAGGACGTTCGCGCGGCCGTCGAAGACTGGCCAAAAATGCGCCAGAAAGCGCTGCAGATTGCCGAAAGCCTTGACCAGGTAGCCAACCCGGCCCAGATTGCCGAACTGCGGCAGGCGCAGGACCTCCTCCGCTGGCTCGACGACGGAAACTTCACCTTCCTCGGTTACCGGGAATACGTCCTGATCAACGTGGACGGGGAGGACGTCCTGGAATTGCGGGAGGACAGCGGCCTTGGCCTGCTCCGGGCAGCGGCCGATTCCCCCCACATCCAGCACCTGACGGATACGGGACGCAAAAAGGCGCGGGAAAAGCGTGCCCTTGTCATCACGAAGGCCAATTCCCGCTCCACCGTCCACCGGTCCGCCTACCTGGACTACATCGGCGTCAAGAGTTTCGACGCCGCCGGCAACGTCAACGGAGAACGGCGCTTCATCGGGCTGTTTGCCACCAGTGCCTACACCGGCTCAGTACGTGAAGTTCCGATCGTCCGGGAAAAGGTCGACGCTGTCCTCCGCAATGCGGGATTCCCGCCGGACTCGCACTCCGGAAAGGACCTGCTCGGCATCCTGGAGACCTACCCCCGCGACGAGCTGTTCCAAATCGAAGTCCCCGACCTCGCCGCCACGGCAGTCGGCATCCAGAAGCTGCAGGAGCGCCGCCGGACCCGGCTCTTCCTCCGGCCCGATATCTACGGCCGCTTCATGTCGGCTGTCGTCTACCTGCCCAGGGATCGCTACACCACCAATGTCAGGCTTCGGATCGAGCAGGAACTCCGCGAGACCTTCCAGGCGGTGTCCATTGACTACGAAGCCAGGATGACGGAATCGGCTCTGGCCCGACTCTTCTTCAGGATCCGCCTGCCGAAGGATGCAGACGTCAGCCACGTTGACAGCGGGGAGCTCGAAAAGCGGCTGGTCCGTGCGGCGAGGTCCTGGAGCGAGGGCATCGCCGAGGTGCTGCGCGACGGCGGCGACGCGGCGGAAGCTAAGGAACTGGCGGCCATCTGGGCTGAAGCGTTCCCGGCGAGTTACCGGGTGGACTACGAAGTGGAAGATGCCCTTGCCGACATCGCCCGCTTCGAGAAGTACGGAGCGGCAGCCGAGCGCACCGAAGGTGCACGGCAGGAGCGTCCGGGCGTCCACGTCTACCTCCCCGAGGGGGCCGGCGCAACCCTTGAGGAGGACGCGCGGGTCAAGCTGTACATGCTCGAGCCCAAGAGCCTGAGCCAAATCCTTCCCTTCTTCCACAATCTGGGACTCGAGGTTCTCGATGAACGGCCCTTCGAAATCGAGACCGCGGACCGCCGCGACTTCTTCCTCTACGACCTTGGGCTGAAATACCCTGCGGGCGTTGACCCGGTGGCAACCGGAGGCTTCCTGGCCGACTCCTTCAGCGCGGCTGTGACCGGCGCGGCAGAATCCGACGCTTTTGACCGTCTGGTCCTTCGGGAGGGGCTGCACTGGCGCCAGATCACCGTCCTGCGTGCCTACGCCCGCTACATGCGTCAGATGGGTAACACCAATTCGTTCGGGTTCATGGCTGATACCCTCCTCGCCAACCCCGACGTGACCCGGGGGCTTAGTGCCCTTTTCGCCGCACGGTTCGATCCGTCACTGGATGCCGATGCACGGCAGGCGGCCCAGGAATCCGTACGCGAAGAACTGTCAGCGTCCATCGAAAAGGTTGCGACACTGGACGCTGACCGTGTCCTGCGGACATTTGTGAACCTCATTGAGGCCACCCTGCGGACGAACTTCTACCAGGACAAGCGGCACCTGAGCTTCAAGCTCGATCCGGCGCGGATCGACGGCCTGCCGTTCCCGCGCCCGATGTTCGAGATCTGGGTCTACTCTCCGCGGGTTGAGGGCGTGCACCTCCGATTTGGCAAGGTCGCCCGCGGTGGCCTGCGCTGGTCGGACCGCCGGGAGGACTTCCGCACCGAAGTGCTCGGCCTGGTGAAGGCCCAGACGGTAAAGAACGCGGTCATTGTTCCCACCGGGGCCAAGGGCGGCTTCTTTGCGAAGCAACTGCCGGACCCCTCCGTCGACAGGGCTGCGTGGATGGCCGAAGGCGTTGAAAGCTACAAGACCTTCATCCGGGGCCTGCTGGATCTCACCGACAATCTGGTTACTGAAGGCGCGGATGAGAAGCTGGTGCCGCCGTCGGACGTTGTCAGGCATGACGACGACGATTCCTACCTTGTGGTCGCAGCGGACAAGGGGACTGCCACTTTCTCGGACATTGCCAACGGCCTGGCCGCTGAGTACGGATTCTGGCTGGGAGACGCGTTCGCTTCGGGCGGCTCCGTTGGCTATGACCACAAGGCGATGGGCATCACCGCCCGCGGTGCGTGGGAATCCGTGAAACGGCACTTCAGCGAGCTGGACCTGGACACCCAGACCCAGCCGTTCACCGTGGTGGGCGTGGGCGATATGTCCGGCGACGTGTTTGGCAATGGCATGCTGCTGTCCCGGCACATCCGGCTGCTCGCTGCCTTCGACCACCGGCACATCTTCCTGGATCCCACGCCGGACGAGGAGCAGTCCTTCGCTGAACGCCGGCGCCTGTTCGAGCTGCCCCGGTCGTCATGGGACGACTACGACAAGTCCCTCATCAGCGCAGGTGGCGGTGTCTTCGCCCGGCAGGCCAAGTCCATTCCGGTGTCGCCCCAGGTACGCGACGCCCTGGGACTTCCCGCCGCCACCACGGAGCTCAGCCCGCCCGAACTCCTGCGGGCCATCCTGCTGGCCCCCGCAGATCTTCTCTACAACGGCGGCATCGGGACGTACGTGAAGGCCAGCAGCGAGACCAACGCGTCGGTGGGGGACAAGGCCAACGACTCGATCAGGGTTGATGGCAGGGACCTCCGCGTCAAGGTGGTCGGTGAAGGCGGCAACCTGGGAATGACGCAGCGCGGACGAATCGAGGCGGCACTCCAGGGCGTCATCCTGAACACCGACGCCATCGACAACTCCGCAGGCGTGGACTGCTCCGATCATGAGGTCAACATCAAGATCTTCGTTGACCGGATGGTTGCTGCGGGGAAGCTGGACGCGGCCGAACGTGCTGAATTCCTTGCCTCCATGACCGACGAGGTGGCACGCCTCGTTTTGGAAGACAACATTGACCAGAACATCCTGCTGCTGAACGACCGCACAAGGGTTGCCGAGTGGAGCCCCAGCTACGAACGCCTCATGGACTGGCTGGAAAAATCAGCCGACCTGAAGCGCGACCTGGAGGCCCTGCCCACCACGGACACACTGCGCGAACGGCTGCAGCAGGGCCAGGGACTGACGTCTCCTGAGCTTTCAGTCCTCGCGGCGTACGCCAAGATAGAACTGGCGACAGCACTGCGGGAAAGCGATCTTGCGGACGATCCGTGGTTCCGGCAAACCCTCCGCGATTACTTCCCGACGCAGCTGCGTGAACGTTTCGACGCTGAACTGGACACCCATCCGCTGCGGCGCGAAATCATCGCCACGGTGGTTGCCAACGACATGATCAACATGGGAGGCATCACCTTTGCTTTCCGCGTCATGGAAGAAACGTCAGCCAGCGAAGTGGCCGTGGCCAAGGCTTTCGTCGCACTGCGTGAGATTTACGAGCTGGACGTGATGGTCCGGGAGCTCAACAGCCTGCCTGCCTCGTTCCCCACGGAGCACTGGAGCACGGTCCACCTGGATATCCGCAGGTTGCTTGACCGCGCAGTGCGGTGGCTCCTCACCCAGGGCACCGTATCCCAGCCCATCGATGAAGTGGTGGCTGAGTTCAAGCCACTCATGGATCCCCTGCGTGCTCGCGTCCTGGACTACCTGCGGGGCGAGGACCGTGAACGGGTGGGAAGCTGGCTCGAGAACGCGCGCGAATGGGAACTTCCGGATGGCCTTGCCCTGCGCTGGGCTGAACTGTTCGAAAGCTTCGTGCTGCTGGACATCGCAAAGATCGCCCGCCTGCGGAAAGAGCCGGTTGAGGACATCGCCGCCGCGTATTACACGGTGTTCAACCGTTTCCACGCCGATTCCCTACTGGAACGGATCAGCAGCCTTCCCCGGCAGGACCGCTGGCAGGCATTGGCGAGGGCGGCACTTCGTGATGACCTGTACTCCACGGTGTCGGACATTACGACGGCGGTGCTGGACGCCACGGCCGCGGGACAGTCACCAGAGGCGCGGCTCACGGAGTGGGAGGCCCGGAACGCCGAACAGCTGGGGCGTGCGAAGAGCATGTTCGATGAGGTCAACGCACTCGAAACAGACGATATGGCGTCGCTGTCGGTAGCATTGAGGCTCTTGAGGTCTATCGTCCGGCGCTGA